One segment of Rhodopirellula baltica SH 1 DNA contains the following:
- a CDS encoding DUF1559 domain-containing protein, translating into MATKFPPSSRRAFTLVELLVVIAIIGVLVGLLLPAVQAAREAARRMSCSNNIAQLTLATHNYEFSMEHLPPGTTNPTGPIVNTPNGEHISFLVRLLPYIEQQGTADDFDLTASVYAPANAKVRAYQISAFLCPSFPFGTNDEKTAGLSNYAGCHHDVEASIDEDNNGLLFLNSEVRYSDIYDGSSHTILIGEMVPTVRSLGWASGTRSTLRNTGTMIGGGIRAMGAATVDENPPEFVGGFASEHPGGGNFGFADGAVRFLSQNIDPQIYTYLGHRADGEFVDEEM; encoded by the coding sequence ATGGCAACGAAATTCCCTCCCTCGTCACGGCGTGCATTCACGCTGGTCGAACTCTTGGTGGTGATCGCCATCATCGGCGTCTTGGTCGGTTTGCTGTTGCCGGCGGTGCAAGCCGCACGGGAAGCGGCGCGGCGGATGAGTTGTTCCAACAACATCGCTCAGCTCACCTTGGCGACTCACAACTACGAATTCTCGATGGAGCACTTGCCGCCGGGAACCACCAACCCAACCGGTCCGATCGTCAACACGCCCAACGGCGAGCACATCAGCTTCCTGGTTCGCTTGCTGCCTTACATCGAACAGCAGGGTACCGCCGACGACTTTGATTTGACCGCCAGCGTCTATGCTCCGGCCAATGCAAAAGTTCGCGCGTATCAGATCTCCGCGTTCTTGTGCCCATCGTTTCCATTCGGAACCAACGACGAAAAGACGGCTGGACTTTCCAACTACGCCGGCTGCCATCACGACGTGGAAGCTTCGATCGACGAAGACAACAACGGACTGCTGTTTCTCAACAGCGAGGTTCGCTACAGCGACATCTATGACGGCAGCAGTCACACGATCCTGATTGGCGAAATGGTTCCCACCGTCAGATCACTTGGATGGGCGTCTGGAACACGAAGCACACTACGAAACACCGGCACAATGATCGGTGGTGGCATCCGAGCGATGGGTGCGGCGACCGTGGACGAGAATCCTCCCGAGTTCGTCGGAGGCTTCGCCAGTGAACATCCCGGCGGCGGCAACTTCGGCTTTGCGGATGGCGCGGTCCGATTCCTATCTCAAAACATCGACCCACAAATTTACACCTACCTCGGTCACCGAGCCGACGGAGAATTTGTCGACGAAGAGATGTGA
- a CDS encoding transposase → MESPRTYNDSMLGEPFDPSAEFSIQERCKPHWSQAGAIVFITFRLADSIPAVVIDRWDRERVDWLHRAGHPEATTLNWKSIAHSLEQKLKDTFQRQFRQTHERFLDDCHGACVLKRPEIACIVADALHHFDGIRYRLGDFVVMPNHVHLLASFADPDSMSKQCFSWLHFTAKKINAALERRGKLWQSDAFDHLVRSGEQYEYLRRYIEENPEKANLCEGQFLHWVSPNG, encoded by the coding sequence ATGGAGTCACCCCGAACATACAACGACAGCATGTTAGGCGAACCGTTCGACCCATCCGCCGAGTTCTCTATCCAGGAACGCTGCAAACCGCACTGGTCGCAAGCGGGAGCAATCGTGTTCATCACCTTTCGACTGGCCGATTCCATCCCCGCGGTCGTAATCGATCGATGGGATCGTGAACGGGTCGACTGGCTGCATCGAGCAGGCCACCCCGAGGCCACGACGCTGAACTGGAAATCGATTGCCCACTCCCTGGAACAAAAACTCAAAGACACGTTCCAGAGACAATTCAGGCAGACGCACGAACGTTTTCTTGATGATTGTCACGGTGCGTGTGTCTTGAAACGTCCTGAGATCGCTTGCATTGTCGCCGATGCATTGCACCATTTCGACGGAATTCGCTATCGACTCGGTGATTTCGTCGTCATGCCCAATCACGTGCATCTACTGGCGTCGTTCGCTGATCCTGACTCAATGTCGAAACAGTGCTTCTCGTGGCTTCATTTCACCGCCAAGAAAATCAACGCTGCGTTGGAACGGCGCGGAAAGCTCTGGCAATCCGATGCCTTCGATCATCTTGTTCGATCAGGTGAGCAATACGAATATCTGCGTCGGTACATCGAAGAAAACCCGGAGAAGGCAAACCTTTGCGAGGGCCAGTTTCTTCATTGGGTCAGCCCCAATGGATGA
- the rpmG gene encoding 50S ribosomal protein L33 — MSKSKKKAETIFLVCEETGQYNYTLRKKPGGEKLRLKKYNPNLRKHTWHAEKKK; from the coding sequence ATGTCCAAGAGCAAGAAAAAAGCAGAAACCATTTTCCTGGTCTGCGAAGAAACCGGACAATACAACTACACCCTCCGCAAAAAGCCTGGTGGGGAAAAGCTTCGCTTGAAGAAGTACAACCCCAACTTGCGCAAGCACACCTGGCACGCTGAAAAGAAAAAGTAA
- the recJ gene encoding single-stranded-DNA-specific exonuclease RecJ has translation MSTDSSSISDSNQLVDSGTKREWRITPHDAPLVEQLIRTTGLPPVVAQLLVSRGVYSQEDAATFLDTKLTSLRDPQLLPGVPAATEKILAAAEAKTPIVIYGDYDADGMTGSAILVNCLRLIGAEVSYHVPNRLEEGYGLNEDSIRKLVARGKQMIISVDCGIASLQCAKLCRELGVTLIITDHHQIGDELPDADIIVHPRLPGTAYPFGELCGAGVAFKLAWSLCQAKCGQKKVTPPMKRFLMQSLSLAAIGTIADVVPLLDENRVLVNHGLRVMQTEPLPGLWELMKLTKLDQASELTTENISFGLAPRLNAAGRLGQAQLGIELLTIEAGDRAVALAQYIDQLNGTRDTLQRSVQLAAQKQAKSDFDPENDPALVLAGVGWHTGVIGVVAGRLAEKYAKPVIILSLDTAGKVDATGSGRVGGTGINLYEALRECEDRLVRYGGHPAAGGLTIRESDIEAFRGDFCEAVSKQWSEQELAPAIQIDAEAPLGQLNLQTMKQIETMAPFGAGNPRPVLMGRDIELNEPAKKMGKGENHLSVRLKQGERVIRGVAFGAADWCEPLNQHNGPIEIAYRPVINEFNGYRSVEVHLVDWRKQT, from the coding sequence TTGAGTACCGATTCCAGCTCGATTTCCGATTCCAACCAGCTTGTTGATTCCGGGACGAAGCGGGAATGGCGGATCACTCCACACGACGCCCCGTTGGTCGAACAATTGATTCGCACCACGGGGTTGCCTCCGGTCGTCGCTCAGTTGTTGGTCAGTCGCGGCGTTTATTCGCAAGAAGACGCCGCAACATTCCTGGACACCAAACTGACCAGCCTGCGTGACCCGCAGTTGCTGCCCGGCGTGCCTGCCGCGACGGAAAAAATCCTGGCGGCCGCAGAAGCCAAAACGCCGATCGTCATCTACGGCGATTACGACGCCGACGGGATGACCGGGTCCGCCATCCTGGTCAATTGCCTGCGACTGATCGGGGCTGAGGTCAGCTACCACGTGCCCAACCGGCTCGAAGAAGGTTACGGCCTGAACGAGGACTCGATCCGCAAACTGGTCGCTCGCGGCAAGCAGATGATCATCTCGGTCGATTGCGGCATCGCCAGCCTGCAGTGCGCCAAACTCTGTCGCGAACTTGGCGTGACGCTGATCATCACCGATCACCACCAAATTGGCGACGAACTGCCCGACGCCGACATCATCGTCCACCCGCGACTGCCCGGAACGGCTTACCCGTTTGGCGAACTCTGCGGCGCCGGCGTGGCCTTCAAACTCGCCTGGTCACTGTGCCAAGCCAAATGCGGGCAGAAAAAAGTCACACCGCCGATGAAGCGATTCCTGATGCAATCGCTCTCGCTGGCCGCCATCGGAACGATTGCCGATGTGGTCCCGTTGCTGGATGAAAACCGCGTGCTGGTCAATCACGGCCTGCGAGTCATGCAGACTGAACCGCTGCCGGGTTTGTGGGAGCTGATGAAGCTGACCAAACTCGACCAAGCCAGCGAATTGACGACCGAAAACATCTCCTTCGGCCTGGCTCCTCGGCTCAACGCCGCCGGACGACTCGGCCAAGCCCAACTGGGAATCGAACTGCTGACGATCGAAGCCGGCGACCGCGCCGTCGCTCTGGCCCAATACATCGACCAGCTCAACGGAACCCGCGACACGCTGCAGCGAAGCGTTCAACTGGCCGCCCAAAAACAAGCCAAATCAGACTTCGATCCTGAAAACGATCCTGCATTGGTCTTGGCTGGAGTTGGCTGGCACACCGGAGTCATCGGAGTCGTCGCCGGACGACTGGCCGAGAAATACGCCAAACCCGTGATCATTCTTTCGCTCGACACCGCGGGCAAAGTCGACGCGACCGGGTCGGGACGCGTCGGCGGCACAGGCATCAACCTCTACGAAGCCCTGCGAGAATGCGAGGACCGACTGGTTCGCTACGGCGGTCACCCAGCCGCGGGCGGACTGACCATTCGCGAATCCGACATCGAAGCCTTTCGAGGTGACTTCTGCGAAGCGGTTTCGAAGCAGTGGTCCGAACAGGAACTGGCACCGGCAATTCAGATCGATGCGGAGGCTCCCCTCGGTCAACTGAACCTGCAAACGATGAAGCAAATCGAAACGATGGCTCCGTTTGGCGCCGGCAACCCGCGTCCGGTGTTGATGGGCCGCGACATCGAGCTCAACGAACCGGCCAAGAAGATGGGCAAGGGCGAGAACCACCTGTCCGTGCGTCTGAAACAAGGCGAACGCGTCATTCGCGGGGTCGCCTTCGGTGCCGCGGATTGGTGCGAACCGCTGAACCAACACAACGGCCCGATCGAGATCGCCTACCGGCCCGTCATCAACGAGTTCAACGGTTATCGCAGTGTCGAAGTTCACTTGGTGGACTGGCGAAAACAAACCTGA
- a CDS encoding D-mannonate oxidoreductase: MNTLFELNDDVAVVIGGTGELGGHMAQALGSAGARTAVLGRNAERGEEKVKAITSGGGEAKFFAVDGMQADSLAEARDAITAWAGTPTILVNAAGGNHPDATIPPGGDVCGLPREAWQHVFDLNLVGGALLPSQVFAPAMIEAGVGSIINIASMSGIIPLSRVVAYSAAKAAVINLTLWLAREWATTGVRVNAISPGFFPAEQNRKLLYNDDGSYTERGGQIIGHTPMARFGKPEELAGAAIWLASRKASSFVTGQNIAVDGGFASVTI; the protein is encoded by the coding sequence ATGAATACTCTTTTTGAATTGAACGATGATGTCGCGGTCGTAATCGGCGGCACAGGCGAGCTCGGCGGCCACATGGCCCAGGCACTCGGATCGGCCGGAGCTCGCACGGCAGTTTTGGGACGCAACGCGGAACGCGGCGAAGAGAAAGTCAAAGCCATCACCTCGGGCGGAGGCGAAGCCAAATTCTTCGCCGTCGACGGGATGCAAGCGGATTCGTTGGCCGAAGCTCGCGACGCGATAACGGCTTGGGCCGGGACGCCAACGATTCTGGTCAACGCCGCGGGCGGCAACCATCCCGACGCGACGATTCCACCAGGCGGCGATGTCTGCGGGTTGCCTCGCGAAGCTTGGCAGCACGTGTTCGACCTGAACTTGGTCGGCGGAGCTTTGTTGCCCAGCCAAGTGTTCGCCCCCGCCATGATCGAAGCCGGCGTCGGCAGCATCATCAACATTGCCTCGATGTCGGGCATCATCCCACTTTCTCGCGTCGTGGCTTACTCGGCCGCGAAAGCCGCGGTGATCAACCTGACCCTGTGGCTGGCTCGCGAATGGGCGACCACCGGCGTGCGAGTCAACGCGATCAGCCCCGGTTTCTTCCCCGCCGAACAAAACCGCAAACTGCTCTACAACGACGACGGTTCGTACACCGAACGCGGCGGCCAAATCATCGGGCACACCCCGATGGCTCGCTTCGGAAAACCCGAAGAGCTCGCCGGTGCCGCGATCTGGTTGGCTTCACGAAAAGCCTCTTCGTTTGTCACCGGTCAAAACATCGCGGTCGACGGCGGATTCGCATCCGTCACGATCTAG
- a CDS encoding sugar kinase, with translation MIELRSDAKYAMVIPTSMGIRLTPVDHQPFHCSDTFKMQATSAESNVGSISSFLGLPVKILTAFVKDSPVARFIKDDLAGRHMDYEGPEFVQDNPWGVRHQINMADSGWGSRGPRVQNDRAGEVGRKLNVKDFDLDRIFGTDGAKIVHLSGLIAALSEETSEFCLEIARAAKKHGSRISFDLNHRASFWKGREDQLAAQFKEIASLSDILIGNEEDFQLCLGVEGPEAGGSDISAKIDGFKEMINRVKKEYADTTLFATTLREVESANLHHWGAIVSHGTEFAVIEPREIGVIDRIGGGDGFVGGLLYGVLQGWDAEKSSQFGWATGALTATLYTDYGQPADEDQVWSIWKGNARVQR, from the coding sequence ATGATTGAACTACGTAGCGACGCCAAATACGCCATGGTCATTCCCACCAGCATGGGAATTCGCCTCACGCCAGTGGACCACCAACCGTTCCACTGCAGCGACACGTTCAAGATGCAAGCCACAAGCGCTGAATCCAACGTCGGCAGCATCTCATCGTTCTTGGGATTGCCCGTCAAAATTTTGACCGCGTTCGTCAAAGACAGCCCCGTTGCTCGGTTCATCAAAGATGACTTGGCTGGCCGTCACATGGACTACGAAGGCCCTGAATTCGTTCAAGACAATCCTTGGGGCGTGCGTCACCAAATCAACATGGCCGACAGCGGCTGGGGTTCGCGTGGACCTCGCGTGCAAAACGACCGCGCCGGTGAAGTCGGCCGCAAGCTGAACGTCAAAGACTTCGACCTCGATCGCATCTTCGGAACCGATGGTGCCAAGATCGTTCACCTGTCTGGCCTGATCGCTGCACTGTCGGAAGAGACCAGCGAATTCTGCTTGGAGATCGCTCGTGCGGCCAAGAAACACGGTTCGCGAATTTCGTTTGACCTCAACCACCGGGCTTCGTTCTGGAAAGGTCGAGAAGACCAACTGGCCGCTCAGTTCAAAGAAATCGCCAGCCTGTCCGACATCCTGATCGGCAACGAAGAAGACTTCCAACTGTGCCTCGGCGTCGAAGGCCCCGAAGCCGGCGGCAGTGACATCTCCGCGAAGATCGATGGCTTCAAGGAAATGATCAATCGCGTCAAAAAGGAATACGCCGACACGACTCTGTTCGCGACCACCCTGCGTGAAGTCGAGAGCGCCAACCTGCATCACTGGGGCGCGATCGTTTCGCACGGAACCGAGTTCGCCGTCATCGAGCCTCGCGAAATCGGCGTGATCGATCGCATCGGCGGCGGTGACGGATTCGTCGGTGGCTTGCTCTACGGCGTGCTGCAAGGCTGGGACGCCGAGAAGAGCTCGCAATTCGGATGGGCAACCGGTGCTTTGACCGCAACGCTCTACACCGACTACGGCCAACCCGCCGACGAAGACCAAGTCTGGAGCATCTGGAAGGGCAACGCCCGCGTCCAACGCTAA
- a CDS encoding DUF4430 domain-containing protein — MFTKTTRKSSLAARHFFTQASESRFRPLFCVLLGTVLLSLSGCGGSTAPVAPPVIEDYIPTGEVTLEFVIDDDTTKSYVVDNVAEGSTLEDLMRNLSAPKMEIGGEGTTAFVNSIEGVATNATRGWTYTVDGEFATKGIGTMELNPPTKIVWKYTTFEEATAEKE, encoded by the coding sequence GTGTTTACAAAAACGACACGGAAGTCATCGCTGGCAGCGAGACACTTTTTCACGCAGGCGAGTGAAAGCCGTTTTCGTCCACTGTTCTGCGTTCTGCTGGGGACGGTTTTGCTGAGCCTCAGTGGGTGCGGTGGATCCACCGCGCCAGTCGCTCCCCCGGTGATCGAGGACTACATCCCAACCGGCGAGGTCACGCTCGAGTTCGTGATCGACGACGATACGACGAAGTCTTACGTTGTCGACAACGTCGCCGAAGGATCCACATTGGAGGATTTGATGCGGAATCTAAGTGCACCGAAAATGGAGATCGGTGGCGAAGGCACCACCGCGTTTGTCAATTCGATCGAGGGAGTTGCCACCAACGCAACGCGAGGATGGACCTACACGGTTGACGGCGAGTTCGCGACAAAGGGGATCGGCACGATGGAACTGAATCCACCTACCAAGATCGTGTGGAAGTACACAACCTTTGAAGAGGCCACTGCCGAGAAAGAGTGA
- the aroH gene encoding chorismate mutase has product MTMCRGVRGATTVEQDDREEILKATTQLLALMIRRNEIDSADLASATFTVTKDLHSEFPALAARQLGWLEVPLLCGYEVSVEGSLPRCIRVLLHWNTTKSQSEIQHVYIRDAVKLRPDLSKVPAVDIEELERWIAEHLKED; this is encoded by the coding sequence ATGACCATGTGCCGGGGAGTTCGCGGGGCCACCACCGTCGAACAGGATGACCGCGAAGAGATTCTCAAAGCAACGACTCAGTTGCTGGCGCTGATGATCCGCCGCAACGAGATCGATTCCGCGGACTTGGCCAGCGCGACGTTCACGGTCACCAAGGATTTGCACAGCGAGTTCCCTGCCCTCGCCGCTCGTCAACTCGGGTGGCTCGAAGTTCCGTTGCTGTGCGGGTACGAAGTCTCGGTCGAAGGCTCACTGCCACGTTGCATTCGAGTCCTGCTTCACTGGAACACGACAAAGTCTCAGTCCGAGATCCAGCACGTTTACATTCGTGATGCGGTGAAGTTGCGGCCCGACCTGTCAAAGGTTCCCGCGGTGGACATTGAGGAATTGGAACGATGGATCGCGGAACACCTCAAAGAGGACTGA
- a CDS encoding sigma-54-dependent Fis family transcriptional regulator: protein MVAYLAIQDGNEKGTQFPLDPERPMHIGRAAGCEIMLTDPNSSRFHAVIYYEDHNWQLRDTESRNGTLVNGKKVSTARLNNDTQVVIGKTIMQMINLDEDSLNEDALSQTVYEELESYRTRQPDRVREPGQLVDHPDDLLDLYQLSLSLLGGKRADEVINTTLELLLDRTASETVTLVADLGDGRWKIRRQFPKDSQPIKLDRGRLRHVSNEQKPYISDPPENNGKSGKDACMMVPILDGETSLGVLVLHRSGAAYDERLFDLTVGAGSLLTKGIAQSTLTENLRLENQRIADRNADQGELIGSSKSMLRLKERISRVGAANGSVLVRGESGSGKELVARAVHRSSTRTDRPMLTVNCAAIPRDLLESQLFGHKKGSFTGADNDHDGLFQQANEGTLFLDEIGELSLEGQAKLLRILEGHPFLPVGATKQVSVDVRVIAATNRDLTEFVRDGRFREDLYYRLSVFELVVPPLRERGEDIDILIDHFLDHFLRQHGRPKLSLSDPARERMRNYAWPGNVRQLRNVIDSAVVMADEPMIQEDDLGLRDAGLTQIDTLRIDVWEKRLIEKALNRCDGSVPEAAKLLGISRATAYRKITEYEIER, encoded by the coding sequence ATGGTCGCCTACCTCGCCATTCAAGACGGCAACGAAAAGGGAACTCAATTCCCTTTGGATCCAGAACGCCCGATGCACATCGGACGCGCTGCGGGCTGCGAAATCATGTTGACGGATCCCAACAGCAGTCGATTCCACGCGGTCATTTATTACGAAGACCACAACTGGCAACTTCGCGACACAGAAAGCCGCAACGGTACGCTCGTCAACGGAAAAAAAGTCAGCACAGCTCGATTGAACAATGACACGCAAGTCGTCATTGGGAAAACGATCATGCAGATGATCAATCTCGACGAAGACTCGCTGAACGAAGACGCGTTATCACAAACCGTCTACGAAGAACTCGAGTCCTATCGCACTCGCCAACCCGATCGCGTTCGAGAACCAGGCCAACTGGTCGATCACCCCGATGATCTGCTGGACCTTTACCAACTCAGCCTCTCGTTGCTGGGCGGCAAACGTGCCGACGAAGTCATCAATACAACTCTTGAGTTGTTGCTGGATCGTACCGCATCCGAAACCGTGACGCTTGTCGCTGACTTAGGCGATGGTCGGTGGAAGATCCGACGACAATTCCCCAAGGATTCGCAACCGATCAAACTTGATCGCGGTCGCCTGCGTCACGTTAGCAACGAACAAAAGCCCTACATCAGCGACCCTCCCGAAAACAATGGCAAATCAGGCAAAGACGCCTGCATGATGGTCCCGATTCTAGATGGCGAAACTTCCCTTGGTGTGCTGGTCCTGCATCGCAGCGGTGCTGCCTACGACGAACGTTTGTTCGACCTGACCGTGGGTGCAGGCAGCCTGCTGACAAAAGGAATCGCTCAGTCAACACTGACTGAGAACCTGCGATTGGAAAACCAACGCATCGCTGATCGAAATGCGGACCAAGGCGAATTGATCGGCAGCAGCAAATCCATGTTGCGGCTCAAAGAGCGGATCTCACGCGTCGGTGCCGCCAATGGTTCGGTGCTGGTTCGTGGTGAGAGCGGTTCGGGCAAGGAATTGGTTGCCCGCGCTGTCCATCGATCATCGACGCGAACCGATCGCCCCATGCTGACCGTCAACTGCGCCGCGATTCCTCGTGACCTGCTGGAAAGCCAGTTGTTTGGTCACAAAAAGGGATCCTTCACCGGTGCCGATAACGATCACGACGGTCTGTTTCAACAAGCCAATGAGGGCACGCTTTTTCTCGATGAGATCGGTGAACTGAGCCTGGAAGGACAAGCCAAACTGTTGAGGATCCTGGAAGGTCACCCGTTCCTTCCGGTCGGGGCGACGAAGCAAGTTAGCGTCGACGTTCGTGTGATCGCGGCCACCAACCGAGACCTCACCGAGTTCGTCCGCGACGGCCGTTTTCGCGAAGACCTCTACTATCGACTCAGCGTGTTCGAACTCGTTGTGCCACCGCTTCGCGAACGCGGCGAAGACATCGACATTTTGATTGATCACTTCCTGGACCATTTCCTTCGCCAACATGGTCGCCCCAAATTGTCACTCAGCGATCCTGCTCGCGAGCGGATGCGAAACTACGCTTGGCCAGGCAACGTCCGCCAACTGCGCAACGTCATCGACAGCGCTGTCGTGATGGCCGACGAGCCCATGATCCAAGAAGACGACCTTGGCCTTCGCGACGCGGGGCTGACTCAGATCGATACGCTTCGAATTGATGTCTGGGAAAAGCGTTTGATCGAAAAGGCACTCAATCGTTGCGATGGCAGCGTGCCCGAAGCCGCGAAGTTACTCGGGATCAGCCGAGCGACCGCGTATCGCAAGATCACCGAATATGAGATCGAACGATGA
- a CDS encoding tellurite resistance TerB family protein: MSDSSPAPDPEKSKTANEIASDHDHACNQRKQHLRNLVVMAFADGSLSHREVHLVAERCEELGLHESELEAALAFGISDSAKLHLPTEPDVRESLLKDLIRMMAADGQFVEAEKRLFALAAAKMGLTGQRLQTLIQSVQLELGRST; this comes from the coding sequence ATGAGCGATTCATCGCCCGCCCCCGATCCTGAAAAATCCAAAACCGCGAACGAAATCGCGTCCGACCACGATCACGCCTGCAACCAACGCAAACAACATCTTCGCAATTTGGTCGTGATGGCGTTTGCCGATGGCTCACTCAGCCACCGTGAAGTCCACTTGGTCGCTGAGCGTTGCGAAGAACTGGGGTTGCACGAATCTGAACTCGAGGCTGCTCTCGCGTTTGGGATCAGCGACAGTGCCAAATTGCACTTGCCGACCGAGCCCGATGTCCGTGAGTCATTGCTCAAGGATTTGATCCGCATGATGGCGGCCGACGGTCAATTCGTCGAAGCTGAGAAACGACTGTTCGCTTTGGCTGCCGCGAAAATGGGACTGACCGGACAACGACTGCAGACCTTGATACAATCCGTTCAGCTCGAACTGGGCCGCTCTACGTGA
- a CDS encoding phosphopantothenoylcysteine decarboxylase domain-containing protein produces the protein MTDATSTSRRRILITSGPTRQYLDPVRYLTNASSGRMGAALAGAALALGHDVVIVSGPVSVDYPEGVELINVLTTQEMLQAAGEAFKDCDGAIGAAAPCDYMPRHVSTQKLSKTGEPLQLELIETPDVIATLGQSKRDDQWVVGFALETDDRRFRATVKLERKHCDLMVSNGPEAINSSENQVELLDPSGDVIEHIRGTKEHVAQRLLHQIHHRLLSS, from the coding sequence GTGACAGACGCTACCTCCACCTCTCGTCGTCGCATCTTGATCACGTCCGGACCGACTCGGCAGTACCTCGACCCGGTTCGCTATCTCACCAACGCGTCGAGCGGCCGAATGGGCGCCGCACTTGCCGGTGCCGCGTTAGCACTCGGACATGATGTCGTCATAGTTTCAGGCCCGGTCTCGGTGGACTATCCCGAGGGTGTCGAACTGATCAACGTGCTAACCACGCAAGAAATGCTGCAGGCCGCCGGCGAGGCTTTCAAAGACTGCGACGGTGCCATCGGTGCGGCGGCACCGTGCGACTACATGCCTCGACATGTCTCGACTCAAAAACTGTCCAAGACCGGCGAACCGCTTCAATTGGAATTGATCGAAACGCCCGATGTCATCGCCACCCTCGGCCAAAGCAAACGGGATGACCAATGGGTCGTCGGATTTGCACTCGAAACCGATGACCGCCGCTTTCGCGCCACCGTCAAACTGGAACGCAAACACTGCGATCTAATGGTCAGCAACGGTCCTGAAGCAATCAACTCCAGCGAAAATCAAGTCGAACTGTTGGATCCGTCCGGCGACGTGATCGAACACATTCGCGGCACCAAAGAACATGTCGCTCAGCGACTCCTTCACCAAATTCATCACCGCCTGCTTTCTTCCTGA
- a CDS encoding dihydroorotate dehydrogenase, whose protein sequence is MTTTQTDLQTKLGRLTLPNPILVASGTFGYAREMEGIVDLPRLGGILPKTITAEPRIGNAPWRTVETSAGLLNAIGLDNDGVDAFLEHHLPYLAGLGTPIIVSVAGRTVEDFTELARRVGQCDGVSAIELNLSCPNVSGGIDFGTNAESCREVVASARNACDVPILAKLTPNVTRIADIAQGAADGGADAVCLINTVLGMAVDWKKRRPILGNGMGGLSGPAIKPIALRCVHQVRQAVDIPIIGIGGVANIDDVMQFLVTGASAVQIGTANYYDPTVSMRLIDQLPAALEELNATNLSDIVGTLA, encoded by the coding sequence ATGACCACCACGCAAACTGATCTGCAAACGAAACTCGGTCGCCTGACGCTCCCCAACCCAATTTTGGTGGCATCAGGAACGTTCGGGTACGCTCGCGAGATGGAAGGCATTGTTGACCTTCCTCGTCTCGGCGGCATTCTGCCCAAAACCATCACCGCCGAACCACGCATCGGCAACGCACCCTGGAGAACCGTCGAAACCTCGGCTGGTTTGCTCAACGCGATTGGGCTCGACAACGATGGGGTGGACGCCTTCCTCGAACACCACCTGCCGTACTTGGCTGGTCTCGGAACTCCCATCATCGTCAGCGTTGCTGGGCGAACGGTCGAGGACTTCACCGAACTCGCTCGCCGAGTCGGTCAGTGCGATGGCGTGTCAGCGATTGAATTGAATCTGTCCTGCCCCAACGTCAGCGGCGGAATCGACTTTGGCACCAACGCCGAATCATGCCGCGAAGTCGTCGCCTCCGCACGCAATGCCTGCGACGTGCCGATCCTGGCCAAGCTCACACCCAACGTGACTCGCATCGCTGACATCGCTCAAGGTGCAGCAGACGGAGGCGCTGACGCGGTTTGTTTGATCAACACAGTCCTCGGCATGGCGGTCGACTGGAAGAAACGTCGTCCGATCCTCGGCAACGGCATGGGCGGACTCAGCGGCCCCGCGATCAAGCCGATCGCCTTGCGATGCGTGCATCAAGTCCGCCAAGCCGTCGACATTCCGATCATCGGAATCGGTGGCGTCGCCAACATTGACGACGTGATGCAGTTCCTTGTCACGGGAGCCTCCGCCGTGCAAATTGGCACCGCCAACTACTACGACCCCACGGTCTCCATGCGGCTGATCGACCAACTCCCCGCCGCTCTCGAGGAACTCAACGCCACAAACCTCTCCGACATCGTCGGCACCCTCGCATAA